In Candidatus Methanosphaera massiliense, the following are encoded in one genomic region:
- a CDS encoding NAD-dependent epimerase/dehydratase family protein, producing MKIVITGSTGMIGLALINLLKNENIVYAITRPNSDKIKYIPQHSNVKIIECDLNNLSSLEDKIEQADIFFHLGWRGTYGNYRNDIYSQIDNIKITMDAVKLASLLGCKSFVGTGSQAEYGNHNETLTEDTSINPVTPYGIAKYTSGKLSRLYADELNIKHCWTRILSVYGPGDKKTLIGSCINAILNNQPFDTTNGDQVWDYIYSGDCAKALYEIAINGVNNQTYIICSGKKRRLKDYLIDLKDCINPDYELGFGKRDYNPNQVMYLTGDISKLEEDTNFRIETSFKEGIKKTVEWFKENN from the coding sequence ATGAAAATAGTCATCACAGGTTCAACAGGAATGATAGGATTAGCATTGATTAATTTATTGAAAAATGAAAATATTGTATATGCTATCACACGTCCTAATTCAGATAAGATAAAATATATTCCACAGCACTCTAACGTTAAAATCATAGAATGTGATTTAAATAATCTAAGTAGCCTGGAAGATAAGATAGAACAGGCAGATATATTCTTCCACCTAGGATGGAGGGGAACCTATGGAAATTATCGTAATGACATCTATTCACAGATAGATAATATAAAAATTACCATGGATGCAGTGAAACTAGCATCACTATTAGGATGTAAATCCTTTGTAGGTACAGGTTCCCAGGCAGAATATGGTAATCATAATGAAACCTTAACAGAGGACACTAGTATTAATCCAGTAACACCATACGGAATAGCCAAATATACTTCTGGAAAATTAAGCAGATTATATGCTGATGAATTAAATATCAAGCATTGCTGGACTAGAATCTTAAGTGTATATGGACCAGGAGATAAAAAAACTCTCATAGGGTCCTGTATTAATGCAATATTAAATAATCAGCCATTTGACACAACTAATGGTGACCAGGTATGGGATTATATATACTCAGGGGATTGTGCAAAGGCACTGTATGAAATAGCAATAAATGGAGTTAATAATCAAACATATATAATATGCTCTGGTAAAAAAAGAAGGTTAAAGGATTATCTGATCGATTTAAAAGATTGTATTAATCCTGATTATGAATTAGGATTTGGAAAAAGAGATTATAATCCTAATCAAGTAATGTATCTTACGGGTGATATATCAAAGTTAGAAGAGGATACTAACTTTAGAATAGAAACATCCTTCAAGGAAGGAATTAAAAAGACAGTGGAATGGTTTAAAGAAAATAATTAA
- the rfbG gene encoding CDP-glucose 4,6-dehydratase, which produces MVYMEGINQYYGDIMHEFYKDKKVLVTGHTGFKGSWISECLANMDADVVGYSLNPPTEPNLYNLLDLNSRITSIIGDIRDIDNLKKVFNEYEPEIVIHMAAQPIVRDSYKDPLYTYQTNVMGTVNICECIRQTGSVKSFLNVTTDKVYENVEKDEGYVEDDKLDGYDPYSNSKSCSELVTHSYNNSFFKDIGIACSTARAGNVIGGGDFANDRIIPDCVRAVGRKEDIIIRNPYSIRPYQHVLEPIFIYLTIMKEQYNNSKYAGYYNIGPDTSDCITTGELADLFCKYYNKDNDFKVKWVNKSDDGPHEAKFLKLDNNKIKEVFNWKPVWNIEKAIEKTVKWTKAYYNNDNLLEVTHEQMHEYCQELHGGN; this is translated from the coding sequence ATGGTATATATGGAAGGAATAAATCAGTATTATGGTGATATAATGCATGAATTTTATAAAGATAAAAAAGTATTAGTTACAGGTCACACAGGATTTAAAGGCTCCTGGATTTCAGAATGCCTGGCTAATATGGATGCAGATGTAGTGGGTTACTCCCTTAATCCACCTACAGAACCTAATCTTTATAATTTATTAGATCTTAATTCAAGAATAACATCTATAATAGGAGACATACGGGATATTGACAATCTGAAAAAGGTCTTCAATGAATATGAACCGGAAATTGTTATTCACATGGCAGCTCAGCCAATCGTCAGAGATAGCTACAAAGACCCATTATACACATATCAGACAAATGTCATGGGTACTGTCAATATCTGTGAATGCATAAGACAAACTGGTAGTGTAAAATCATTTCTGAATGTTACCACAGATAAGGTTTACGAAAATGTGGAAAAAGATGAAGGATATGTGGAAGATGATAAATTAGATGGCTATGACCCATATTCTAATAGTAAATCATGCTCAGAACTTGTTACACACTCATATAACAATTCATTCTTCAAAGATATAGGTATAGCTTGTTCGACAGCCCGTGCAGGTAATGTTATTGGTGGTGGTGATTTTGCTAATGATAGAATCATTCCAGACTGTGTGAGAGCAGTTGGTAGAAAAGAAGATATAATCATCAGAAATCCATACTCTATCAGGCCATATCAGCACGTTTTAGAGCCAATATTTATCTATTTAACAATAATGAAAGAACAATACAATAACAGTAAGTATGCAGGTTACTATAATATTGGGCCAGATACCAGTGATTGTATTACTACTGGTGAATTAGCAGATTTATTCTGTAAGTACTATAACAAGGATAATGATTTTAAAGTTAAATGGGTCAACAAATCAGATGACGGACCTCATGAAGCTAAGTTCCTGAAACTTGATAACAATAAAATTAAAGAAGTATTTAACTGGAAGCCTGTATGGAATATAGAAAAAGCGATAGAGAAAACAGTGAAATGGACAAAAGCTTATTATAATAATGATAACTTATTAGAAGTAACTCATGAACAAATGCATGAATACTGTCAAGAATTACATGGAGGTAATTAA
- the rfbH gene encoding lipopolysaccharide biosynthesis protein RfbH gives MNKCMNTVKNYMEVIKIFENKTEGEARKKILELVKEYTDRYHNQEKPFKQGDRISYASRVYDHDEVMNLVDSALEFWLTSGRYTEEFEKKLAEYLGVTYCSFVNSGSSANLLAFMSLTSPLLEERQVKPGDEVITVAAGFPTTVAPIIQYGAVPVFVDVTIPQYNIDAEQVEEAITDKTKAIMVAHTLGNPFNLEKIVKICKKYNLWLIEDNCDALGSTYTIDGKTKLTGTVGDIGTSSFYPPHHMTTGEGGAIYTNNPLLNRIVRSFRDWGRDCQCAPGQDNFCGNRFTQKYGELPVGYDHKYVYSHFGYNLKATDMQAAVGCAQLDKFPSFVERRKQNFKMLYEGLKDLDDKLILPEKEPNSDPSWFGFMITVKDNLNRNDIVQYLETHGVQTRMLFAGNLIKHPCFDQIRGDDSKYRVIGNLENTDKIMKDTFWIGVYPGMTNEKLDYMIKCIKEAINQ, from the coding sequence ATGAACAAATGCATGAATACTGTCAAGAATTACATGGAGGTAATTAAAATATTTGAAAATAAAACAGAAGGAGAAGCACGGAAAAAAATACTGGAATTAGTAAAGGAATATACTGACAGATATCATAACCAGGAAAAGCCATTCAAGCAGGGAGATAGGATATCTTATGCTTCAAGGGTTTATGATCATGATGAAGTTATGAATCTAGTAGATAGTGCTCTTGAGTTTTGGTTAACCTCTGGAAGATATACTGAGGAATTTGAGAAAAAATTAGCAGAATATCTTGGTGTTACCTATTGTTCCTTTGTAAACTCTGGATCATCAGCTAATCTTCTTGCATTCATGTCATTAACTTCACCATTACTGGAGGAACGTCAGGTAAAACCTGGTGATGAAGTGATAACGGTAGCTGCAGGATTTCCTACAACAGTAGCTCCTATTATACAGTATGGTGCTGTACCAGTATTTGTTGATGTTACTATTCCACAGTATAATATTGATGCTGAACAAGTGGAAGAGGCCATAACTGATAAGACAAAGGCTATAATGGTTGCACATACTCTTGGTAATCCATTTAATCTGGAAAAAATTGTGAAAATATGTAAGAAGTATAATTTATGGTTAATTGAGGATAACTGTGATGCTCTTGGCAGTACTTATACAATTGATGGTAAAACAAAACTTACAGGTACAGTAGGTGATATTGGTACTAGTAGTTTTTATCCACCACATCATATGACTACTGGTGAGGGTGGTGCTATTTATACTAATAATCCCCTTCTTAATAGAATTGTAAGGTCCTTCAGGGATTGGGGTAGAGATTGTCAGTGTGCACCTGGCCAGGATAACTTCTGTGGAAATAGATTTACACAGAAATATGGTGAGTTACCTGTTGGATATGACCATAAATATGTTTACTCTCACTTTGGATATAATTTAAAGGCTACTGATATGCAGGCGGCTGTAGGATGTGCACAGCTAGATAAATTCCCATCATTTGTTGAGAGAAGAAAACAGAATTTCAAAATGTTATATGAGGGATTGAAGGATTTAGATGATAAACTAATACTTCCAGAGAAAGAGCCTAATTCAGATCCTAGCTGGTTCGGATTTATGATTACTGTCAAGGATAACTTAAACAGGAATGATATTGTTCAATATCTCGAAACTCATGGTGTTCAGACAAGAATGTTATTTGCGGGTAATCTTATTAAACATCCATGTTTTGACCAGATACGTGGCGATGATAGTAAATATCGTGTTATAGGTAATCTTGAAAATACTGATAAAATAATGAAAGATACCTTCTGGATTGGAGTATATCCTGGTATGACAAATGAAAAACTAGATTACATGATTAAATGTATAAAAGAAGCCATAAATCAATAA